The DNA sequence ACGATATCTCCGGTGAGGAGTACCACTTCCACGTGGGCTACAACGTGCACCGCTTCCTGGCCTGGCTGTCGTGGTATGGGCCCACTAAGGTCTTCCAGAAACTCATCTTCCGCACCCCGCTATGTGCCATCCCCAACCTGGTGAGCGAGGCGTACCACGATTATTGGCGCTGGCCGACGAAAGAGCGCAAAATCTACGAACGGTGGCGCGGGGATTCGCCGTGGGGACGGCTGTTCGTGGAGTATGAGCAGCGCGGCATCATCGGTGCGCCCGGGGTCTAATCAGGTTGAGGGGCGTAAAAAGGCAGAGCTACCGCTCCCTACCCTATCAGGGTGCGGTAGCTTTTGTGTTCGCACCAACAAATATCAGCAGATTTTGATCGGGTATGACCTAGTCGCTCGTCCCAGGGGATACCAACGTAATGGTGGGATCGAAGGCAGTGCCGTCATAGTAGTCGTTCCCGCGTTGGGCGATGCGGAAGTATATGCTATCGCCGACGGCCACCTCAGTGGTGAGGTCGAACGCGTATCCCACCCCATCATTGAAAGCCAGGGTGCGTTCCCACAACTTGGTGGCATTCTTCCAGATGCTCACGATGACCCCATCCCCACCGCCCGTGTTCGACTTGCGAGCATTACCCGTGATGCGCACCGTCCCCGTCACCGGACTGCGCCACCGCCGGGCCGCCTCGTAGATGCTGGGATGGCCACCATCCCCCCACAAAAGACACCACTGGGTGCCCGGAGCTTTCCACTTATCACCTGAGACAGTCATATACCGATAGGTCGAACTAACCCGGTACTGGTAATACCACTGGTTGGCCCCCTGCTCCAAACTGAAGCCCGTGCTGGCCCTCCAAGCAATGCCTGATGGCGTCGAAGTCGGCGTGGGTGTGATGGTCGGCGTGCGTGTAGCGCCGCCAGTGGGAGAGGGCGTGGGAGAGGGGCCAGTGATCAACGTGATGGTGGGGTCGAAGGCCGTGCCGTCGTAGTAGTCGTTCCCGCGCTGGGCGATGCGGAAGTAGATGCTATCGCCGACGGCCACCTGAGTGGTGAGGTCAAAGTCGTACCCCACACTATCATTGAAGACCAGGGTGCGCTCCCACAACTTGGTGGCATTCTTCCAGATGCTCACCGTAACGCCATCCCCACCGCCCGTGTTCGACTTGCGAGCATTGCCCGTGATGCGTACCGTCCCCGTCACCGGACTGCGCCACCGCCGGGCCGCCTCGTAGACGCTGGGATGGCCACCATCCCCCCACAGCAGACACCACTGGGTGCCCGGAGCCTTCCACCTGCCACCTGAGACCACCATATCCCGATAGGTCGAGCCATCCCAGTACTGGTAATACCACTGGTTGGCCCCCTGCTCCAAACTGAAGTCCGTGCTGGCCCTCCAAGCAATGCCTGATGGCGTCGAAGTCGGCGTGGGTGTGATGGTCGGCGTGCGTGTAGCGCCGCCAGTGGGTGAAGGCGTGGGAGAGGGGCCAGTGATCAACGTGATGGTGGGATCGAAGGCCGTGCCATCGTAGTAGTCGTTCCCGCGCTGGGCGATGCGGAAGTAGATGCTATCGCCGACGGCCACTGGGGTGGTGAGATCAAAATCGTGCCCGAGACTATCATCGAAGGCCAGGGTGCGTTCCCACAACTTGGTCGAGTTCTTCCAGATGCTCACGATGACCCCATCCCCACCGCCCGTGTTCGACTTGCGAGCATTGCCGGTAATGCGCACCGTCCCCGTCACCGGACTGCGCCACCGGCGGGCCGCCTCATAGGTGCTGGGATGGCCACCATCCCCCCACAGAAGACACCACTGGGTGCCTGGAGCCTTCCACCGCCCGCCTGAGACCAGCATATCCCGATAGGCCGAGCCGTCCCAGTACTGGTAATACCATTGGTTGGTTCCTTGCTGTAAACTGAAGCCTGTGCTAGCCTTCCAGGAAGTGCTTGATGGTGGCATGGGTGTAGGCGTGCGAGTGCGCGTAGGCGTGCGGCTAGGAGTCGGCGTGGGCGCTGTACCACGAAGCCAGAAGGTGGCCGAACAGTACTCACAATCTGTGGCACTGAGCCAGACTACGGCATCATTTCCATTCGGGTGTCCAGGCAAAGCGGGTTCGACGTGATCGGCCCAGAACCCTGGGGGAGGAGTCACCTGCACACGCCAAGGAGCCCTACAGTCGGAAGTGTAGAACGACCAGAAGCCGTCGGGCTTGCTGATAGTCTGATCAATCGCCTGCCAGTAGCCTGTGGACCAGAACTGTAACGATAGGGTGGCTCCGCCGATGCCAACCGAGTTGGCCACGTTGCGGACGTAGCCACTGACATTACGCGGGCAGTTGCCAGGCGGTGGTGGGGTGCACGTAGGCGTGCGAGTTGGTGTTATGGTAGGCGGTGGACCAGCAGTAGCAGTCCGCGTAGGAGTGGCCGGGGTGGTACCGGGACAGGCTTGTGTGGTAGCGCAGGCGGTGTCGCTAGGATCAGACTCGAAGCTGCTTCTGTATGCCTTCACATAGAAGCAATAGCTTGCGCTGCAATTCAATCCTGTCACCTGGTAGGAAGTGGAACTGGTGGAGCCGATGTACCTGCCATCGCTGTAGTAGACCTTGTACCCATCTTTCTCGCCGCCGGGATCGTTCCACGAGAGGTTGATCTGGGAACCGGACACTGCCGAGGCCGTTAGGCCCGTTGGCTTGTTTGGCACGACGGTGAAGTTGCACGTGCTACTCCAGCCCGTCTCTATCCCTGCACTGCTGCTCTTGCCCTTGACATGCCAGGAATAGTTGCCGCACCAGAGTTGCCCTGGGTTCCAAGATGTACTCCCGATCCATCCCGAGCCAATGGTGCCTGCAGGGCCACCCCAGTACTCCGCGTAGTACTGGCTACAGTTGCCGCTCCAAGAGAAGTTCACGCTGCTGCTCTGGTTAATTCTAAGACCATTGCACGGACTTGACGGAGAAGGTGTGTTGCACGTGGAAGAAGGGCAGTTGGGGCTGCTGAAGACCTCAAATGACGAGACGTTGTCATTAAGGCCCACACCGTTATCAAAAGTATCACCAGCAAAGTCGCTGTCATCGCCACTGCGACAGATAGAGCCTCCCCCGCGATCGGAGTGCTCGTACAGTCGGACTGACCAGCCAGATGGGACCCTGACGGAGGAGGCCTGGTCGTTGAAAGAGCCAGGGACGTTTTGCCAGCCGGTCGTAGAGCGTATAACGTAGCCACTTCCTTCCCCCTCGCCACCGCAGTTATAGTTGTTGTGCTTGTAGAGGATGAGGCCACCCGATTGAGGGCAATCCGGTGGCGGACTACAGTTATAATTCTTATTAAAATGCCGGTTGCCGCGAGGCGAGTAAGCTGCATTGCCCGCCTTATCCCAGATATCTAGGCCGAGGGTCACCTGACCATCTGGAACACCATCATTACACATGTCCCAGTCAAATTCAAACGGCGAGGAAGTGAAATCAGGCCCTACCTGACGCCAACTCCCGTTGTTGTAGTAGGCCGTAAAGTGCGCCTTTTGCAAACCACTACCGCCGGAGTTATCTTGAGCCCAGCCAGCCAAGTGCACAGTGCGGCTCGTGATCGTTGCCCCTTCGCTTGGGCTGGTGATATCGCCGTCAGGGGGCGTACTGTCAACGCCACCCTTGTATCCAATGAACCGTCCGCCCTTGCTTTGGTACGTAGTCCGGCTGTAGGACCATGATCGGGTGCACCCACCAGTTGCGCCACCAGGGCAATTGCCGTTTTGCTCCAGGACAACCACATTTTTGGTGTTGGGATCCACGCTCGTTACGTAGGCAACATGGGGATATCCCGGCATACACAATACATATCCAGGTTGTGGATCCTCGTATATCGGGAAACCAGCCTGTTGCGCAGCCGTGATCCAGTTGGCTGGACTCCCCCAACTCGTATCACCGAAGTCCGGCCGTCGATATCGCGCATACCAGGTACAATTGCCAGGCCGACAGTCACTGCACCCCTGAGCGATACACTTGCTCTCGTCGCCCCATCCAGAACTAGGATTGTCACAAGCTTTACCTGTGCAACTGCAGCACCACGCGCAGGGGTAGGGGTTATTCGTTGGATCGTACTCGTTGCAACAGTAATGCTGAATGACCAAAGACGTTGCCCCTACTGGCTTCAACTCCGGCAATAGGGTGACATTAGAGAACTCCCCAGACTCCAATCGAAAGCTATCCAAGATAGCTCGAAATTCATCCACGGAAGCCGGACCTGCTAGACGAAAAACGGTACCTCTCGTGCGCCAAATTGCAACATAGTACTCCACGCCTGGCTCCACCTTTCGTAGGAAGACAGCAGCGGGACAACCAGCAACTATGGCATTTGGAGCCGTAGGCAACAGATTGTCTTCAACCCATCGGTAATTTTGATACCAGTCTAGGAGGGATAATCCGGCAGAGTCTTCAAAGACATCCAGAAGGAGGTAATGCGTGGGCCCATGCCACAACTTCCACCTACTGCGGATGACTGATTCAGGCGCATCCGATGAAGAGACTTCTTCCCGTTGCACACCCCATTTAGTGCTAGCACGGAAAGAGAATCCATAGATTGGATCCGTGTAGACCAGCGATAGGGTGCCCATAGTAGTAAAGCTCGGGATCGAGGAAGGGTATACTGTGCCTAGATCGGCAGTAACAAAGTTGTTGCGGGTGAAGGGATCGGCACCAACAGACTTTGATTGTCCCACAGGCAAGATGCTCGTGAGGACCAGAATCCCCACAATTATTACATAGAAGAGGGCTTTCCTTCTCATTGTTATGCCTCCTCTGCTTCTAAAAGACCACGCGCCGCGAAATGGTTTGCTCCGCATGCTATGTTGAGCGAAACCGCATCTGCGATGCGGCCCTCACCGAGCCGGTACATCTATCGGGGGAAGATAAACCACGCTCACCTCGCTCCCCACTACATTGAGGTTGTGCCAACCTCCGCCATCCATGGCAGTGTACACAATGACTCCCAAACGATAGCGACCAGCAGGTATCCGGCGAGGGAACGGCACTTCGTAATAGTCCGCTACCACCTCGCCAGGAGCCCAGCGTGTGGTGGGATACATCCCCAGCACAGGATCTCGTCTATCTTCTGCCCAGAGTTGGGTTCCACTTTCGTCAAAGATGCGTAAGGAGATCGAATAATCCGCTTTCAGGGACCTGAGGGCTCGGAAATACAAAGTTAAAGGCCAGACGTAGCCAGTCGAAAAATCGGTCTGATAAAAGCGGAAGCCAACTAATTCGATCTCACCCTCTAGATTGACTCCTAACAGGTTGATGTCAGCGGGAATCTGGAGATCCGGCGTTGTCGTTACCTTTACCAAAGGCCCTGTACAAGTTAACCTGTGAGTCTCGCCAACTCCAGGTAGAGTCCTTGCCAGATAGGTGGGATGGCCGGTTGCCAACGCTTTCGGCCAGCGCTCGATAGGATATACCACTGTTACGTCCGGACGCCACCCTTCCACTTGTTGGAAGTACCACAATGGGGTGGCCTGCTCCCAATCTGCCACGATGATGCTATCCGGCTCAACAAACGGCAGACTATTGGCGACGAAACGCTGGGCCAGATAGCCGTTCTTTAGGTCCTGACGCCAGATATCGAGGGGGCCGCCATCCAAGTGCATCTCCCGGAAGGTTGGATAATTCCTCCAAAGTGGGATGGCGACAAACAACACCAAAGAGGCCAAAGCAATACTGGCTATCCCATAGCCAATGGCCCTCCATTGTGTGACCAAAGTTTCACTCGCTAACAATACCCAGGCAATTCCCTCTCCTATCCACAAGGTGAAAATCACAAATGAAGGCAAGGAGAAAACCCAGTGGCGAGGCACCTGGTATCCGGCAGCAAGCGTGCTTTGAAATATAAAGCCCAGAGCGAGAAACACACATAAAGGGTTGTGTGTTCTAACCTGTTGGATGATACCAGCCAGTCCGAGGATGACACCGTAGTGAGTAAACTGAGCCAGCAGGCTTTTCCCGTAGTCGGCTATTTTCTCCCCAAAACCTATATAGGGTTGGATGACGCTCAGATACCCTCTATCTAACAAGTAAGCCATCCATCCTTGCAACGAGGTCGGCCGCCATGTCCCTGGAGGAAGTCCCCGATTGGCGCCGATTGGCAGCCACAGGTAAAGGCTCAACGGCAGGGCTACCAGAAGCGCGATTCTGCCTGAATAGCGCCAATCGCTCAGCAAGTATGGATCGCGCCAGACCCAATAGCCGAGAAGAAGGGGGAGGAAGACCAGCATAGAACGGTGATGAGTCAGGCTTATCCCATAGCACAGGGCACACAAACTCAGGTTACGGTTACTGGGTACTCTGGACCACCGAACCAGCGTGAAGAGCACCAAGGACAACAGGAACACATTCAGGGCATATTTGTCTGCGATGATCGCTTGGCTCCAGAAAATCTCCGAGACGCCTAGCAACAGAGCAGCGAAGAAAGCAGCAAGTTTAGAGCCTGTAGATAACTGGATGGTGAGATAGATCAAACCCACTGCCGCTGCACTCACCAAAACCGAGAACAGATTCATCCGATAGGCCACCGAACCGATCGGCATGGTGGTCAACAACAATTTCCCTAATAGTGTCTGGAGGGGATAGCCTGTAGGATGAGTCAGACCAAGGATGGAAGGTACAAACTGGAGTTCACCGGCGTCTCCGCCTAAAGCGCCCGGTGCGATCGTTCTCAGGTAAAGCGCCAAGCAAGTCCCAGCGACGACGATCCCCAGCAGGGTGTTAACGCACTGCGGAGTATTACGACCGCTCCCGGATAGAGTGCCATGACGCACCCGATTGCTAATCCAACCAGTTGCAAGATCGAACCAACCCATCGTTTGTCTCTTACTGAGCAAGCGAAACAAGCGACAAGAGCAACAGCCGGGTGCAGCGAAGCAATGTTGCCTACAATTGTTACATGCTAAGAGCCGGTTCTAATTCATTTACAGTATACCACGAAGCATGGGTTTTGTCAATGAGACTTAATCCGTCGCGCGAACTCGCGCCCGAACTCCCATGCCCACGTCAGGTCCTCAGCGCTCGGCGCGAATTTCACCGCCAAGTTAGCCTCCACCACCTCGAACCCGGCCTCGCGCAATTGGGCCTCCATCTCACCCACCACCCGCGGCGCCCAGCCGTAGGAACCGAAGGCAGCGCCGAGTTTGCCCTTCGGCTTTAGCCCGCGCAGGTCGGCCAGAAAGGCGGCCATGTTGAGCAGCATATCGCCGTTATGCGTGCTCGACCCCACCACCAGCCCCCGCGCTTCCAACAGTTCCTTGACGACGTCAGTGCGGTCGGCCATGGGCAGGCCTCGCAGCGCCACCCCCACGCCCTCTTCGGCGATGCCCTCGGCGATGGCGCGGGCCAGTTGCTCGGTGGAACCCCACATGGTCTCGTAGACCACCAGCGCCCGGGCCACCGTCTCGCCCTGCGCCCAGCGCAGGTAGGCGTTCACGATCTGCATCGGATCTTTGCGCCAGATCACGCCGTGACTGGGGGCAATGGTCTCGATGGCCAGGCCCATCTTCTGCACTTCCTCTATCTTCTTGACCACCAGGGGGCTGAAGGGCAGGAGGATATTGGCGTAGTAGCGGGCTGCCTCGTCCCAGAGCACCCAGGGGTCCACCTGATCGGCGAAACGCTCGGCGCTGGCCAGGTGCTGGCCGAAGGCGTCGTTGGGCAGGAGAAGGGCGCGTTCTGGGATATAAGTGAACATGCTATCCGGCCAGTGGAGCATAGGCGCCTCGAGAAAAGTGAGGGAGAGGCCGCCCAGATCAATCCGGTCGCCTGATTTCACTACAGTGAAATCGCGGTCTAAGGGGCCGAAGTAGCGCCCCAGGCTCTCGGTGCCCTTCGCCGTGCAGATCAACTTGGCCTGCGGCGCGAGGGCCAGAACACGGGGGATAGCGCCGGAGTGGTCAATCTCGCCGTGGTTGGCGATGAGGTAGTCAATGCGCGCTGGATCCACAAACTCGCGAATGCGTTCGAGCATCTCGTCGGCGAAGGGAGCCGCGACGGTGTCCACTAAGGCGATTTTCTCCCCTAAGACCAGGTAAGCGTTATACGTGGTGCCACGAGGGGTGGTGTAGGTATAGCCGTGGAAATTGCGCACGTTCCAATCCACCGCCCCAACCCAGTAGACGTTCTCAGCAACCTGAACTTTCATTGTTGGTGCCTCCTTTATTTGTGTGGGGAATATCCCGCGATTCCGTGTTATTATACCGCATATGGGCGGGATTGGCTGTGACTTTGGTCACTGAAGCCAGCCGAGGTTTTGACAATCTATCCACAGATTCTTAGAATCCTTGTGCAAAGAGGAAAGGCCACGTGGCGAATCACAATGGCATCCAAGATGATACGGGGATGGCCAACGAGCCTCCACAAGGACCCAGATCTCGGCTCCTTATGCCGCTGTTTTTCATTGTCTTACTCCTTCTGCTCGGACTAGTGACCACTAGTTCCTTTCTAACGCGTGATACCAGGTTCGTCTCTCTCTCTCTCCATCTCCGTCTGTGACGACACCCGCGCCTACGCTAACCCATACTCCAACGCCTACATCTACCACCACTGCAACGCCAACTGCCATTCCCACCCAAACCGCCACGGTGTTGCCTACAGTAGTGGCTACCTGCCCAGCAGAGCGTGTCTTAGATGTACCACTTATCCCACAGGAGCGCCCTCTTTCATGTGAATTTGCTGCCATGCGAATGGTACTGGCTACTCTTCTTGGCCGCGCTCCTACTGAGGACGAAGTAATGTCTTGTGTCCCACGAGATGCTAATCCCCACTTCGGCTTTCGCGGTGACCCAGGCGGGCGCAATCGCAATGCTGATGGCTCTATTAATTGGGAGAATTATGGAGTCTACGCCCCGGCAGTAGCCTCTGCCCTCAACGCATGCTTCCTGGGGCCTAACGGTAAATTCGAGGCAATAGCGGCAACAGGGGTAACCTACTCAGAAGTGGCAGACTCTATTCTGCACGGCTACCCAGTGATCGTCTGGGTAGCAACAGGTCAGCCAGAGACAGTCGGCCTCCACACCCCTGAAGGTGAGATCACGCTGGTTGCCGGTGAACACGTATGGGTCGTGTACGGCTATCATGCCAATAACACATTCGATGTCCTTGACCCCTATCCAGTGAAGAGCGGCCGACGATTGCTCGCTCGACAGGCCTTTCCCAACTGGCGTCTCTTCGAGAACATGGCTGTTTTCATCGTGCCGCAGTAGGCGCAGTGGCCAGCCTCCACAGTTCAGGACGTGCGTGTAGATCGTTGTCGTTTTCACATGCTTGTAGCTAAGCAACTCCAGCACGGGCCGGATATCGTAGGCGCAAAGCGTCGCCTTGCCCTTAC is a window from the Chloroflexota bacterium genome containing:
- a CDS encoding C39 family peptidase: MTTPAPTLTHTPTPTSTTTATPTAIPTQTATVLPTVVATCPAERVLDVPLIPQERPLSCEFAAMRMVLATLLGRAPTEDEVMSCVPRDANPHFGFRGDPGGRNRNADGSINWENYGVYAPAVASALNACFLGPNGKFEAIAATGVTYSEVADSILHGYPVIVWVATGQPETVGLHTPEGEITLVAGEHVWVVYGYHANNTFDVLDPYPVKSGRRLLARQAFPNWRLFENMAVFIVPQ
- a CDS encoding DUF2723 domain-containing protein encodes the protein MGWFDLATGWISNRVRHGTLSGSGRNTPQCVNTLLGIVVAGTCLALYLRTIAPGALGGDAGELQFVPSILGLTHPTGYPLQTLLGKLLLTTMPIGSVAYRMNLFSVLVSAAAVGLIYLTIQLSTGSKLAAFFAALLLGVSEIFWSQAIIADKYALNVFLLSLVLFTLVRWSRVPSNRNLSLCALCYGISLTHHRSMLVFLPLLLGYWVWRDPYLLSDWRYSGRIALLVALPLSLYLWLPIGANRGLPPGTWRPTSLQGWMAYLLDRGYLSVIQPYIGFGEKIADYGKSLLAQFTHYGVILGLAGIIQQVRTHNPLCVFLALGFIFQSTLAAGYQVPRHWVFSLPSFVIFTLWIGEGIAWVLLASETLVTQWRAIGYGIASIALASLVLFVAIPLWRNYPTFREMHLDGGPLDIWRQDLKNGYLAQRFVANSLPFVEPDSIIVADWEQATPLWYFQQVEGWRPDVTVVYPIERWPKALATGHPTYLARTLPGVGETHRLTCTGPLVKVTTTPDLQIPADINLLGVNLEGEIELVGFRFYQTDFSTGYVWPLTLYFRALRSLKADYSISLRIFDESGTQLWAEDRRDPVLGMYPTTRWAPGEVVADYYEVPFPRRIPAGRYRLGVIVYTAMDGGGWHNLNVVGSEVSVVYLPPIDVPAR
- a CDS encoding flavodoxin domain-containing protein; this encodes MKVQVAENVYWVGAVDWNVRNFHGYTYTTPRGTTYNAYLVLGEKIALVDTVAAPFADEMLERIREFVDPARIDYLIANHGEIDHSGAIPRVLALAPQAKLICTAKGTESLGRYFGPLDRDFTVVKSGDRIDLGGLSLTFLEAPMLHWPDSMFTYIPERALLLPNDAFGQHLASAERFADQVDPWVLWDEAARYYANILLPFSPLVVKKIEEVQKMGLAIETIAPSHGVIWRKDPMQIVNAYLRWAQGETVARALVVYETMWGSTEQLARAIAEGIAEEGVGVALRGLPMADRTDVVKELLEARGLVVGSSTHNGDMLLNMAAFLADLRGLKPKGKLGAAFGSYGWAPRVVGEMEAQLREAGFEVVEANLAVKFAPSAEDLTWAWEFGREFARRIKSH
- a CDS encoding fibronectin type III domain-containing protein, with protein sequence MPGYPHVAYVTSVDPNTKNVVVLEQNGNCPGGATGGCTRSWSYSRTTYQSKGGRFIGYKGGVDSTPPDGDITSPSEGATITSRTVHLAGWAQDNSGGSGLQKAHFTAYYNNGSWRQVGPDFTSSPFEFDWDMCNDGVPDGQVTLGLDIWDKAGNAAYSPRGNRHFNKNYNCSPPPDCPQSGGLILYKHNNYNCGGEGEGSGYVIRSTTGWQNVPGSFNDQASSVRVPSGWSVRLYEHSDRGGGSICRSGDDSDFAGDTFDNGVGLNDNVSSFEVFSSPNCPSSTCNTPSPSSPCNGLRINQSSSVNFSWSGNCSQYYAEYWGGPAGTIGSGWIGSTSWNPGQLWCGNYSWHVKGKSSSAGIETGWSSTCNFTVVPNKPTGLTASAVSGSQINLSWNDPGGEKDGYKVYYSDGRYIGSTSSTSYQVTGLNCSASYCFYVKAYRSSFESDPSDTACATTQACPGTTPATPTRTATAGPPPTITPTRTPTCTPPPPGNCPRNVSGYVRNVANSVGIGGATLSLQFWSTGYWQAIDQTISKPDGFWSFYTSDCRAPWRVQVTPPPGFWADHVEPALPGHPNGNDAVVWLSATDCEYCSATFWLRGTAPTPTPSRTPTRTRTPTPMPPSSTSWKASTGFSLQQGTNQWYYQYWDGSAYRDMLVSGGRWKAPGTQWCLLWGDGGHPSTYEAARRWRSPVTGTVRITGNARKSNTGGGDGVIVSIWKNSTKLWERTLAFDDSLGHDFDLTTPVAVGDSIYFRIAQRGNDYYDGTAFDPTITLITGPSPTPSPTGGATRTPTITPTPTSTPSGIAWRASTDFSLEQGANQWYYQYWDGSTYRDMVVSGGRWKAPGTQWCLLWGDGGHPSVYEAARRWRSPVTGTVRITGNARKSNTGGGDGVTVSIWKNATKLWERTLVFNDSVGYDFDLTTQVAVGDSIYFRIAQRGNDYYDGTAFDPTITLITGPSPTPSPTGGATRTPTITPTPTSTPSGIAWRASTGFSLEQGANQWYYQYRVSSTYRYMTVSGDKWKAPGTQWCLLWGDGGHPSIYEAARRWRSPVTGTVRITGNARKSNTGGGDGVIVSIWKNATKLWERTLAFNDGVGYAFDLTTEVAVGDSIYFRIAQRGNDYYDGTAFDPTITLVSPGTSD